The genomic interval caaaactagttagtgagctattaggagaaagctccaaaaatgtttcagccgaaacagttcggagagtgctgaggcaagctggttacaatggaagagtagctagaaagaaaccatttatcaacgaaaagaataggaataaacgaaaaacctttgcaagagagctaatttctaaggatgagacatggtggaaggatgtcatatttgctgatgaaagcaaattcaatctgtacaattccgacggaagaactatggtgtggcggaaagcgaataaagagtttaattttggaaatacaagaggtacagtgaaacacggcggaggcagcgtaatggtctggggttgcatttcgtcatatggagtcggtaacctagtgtttattgacggtatcatggacaaaaatcattatttaaatatactcaaaaataatttaattcaaagtgctgaaaaaatggggcttaataatacttttaagttttaccaagaaaacgaccccaagcacaagtcacgtattgtgcaagaattttgattataccgctgccccaaaattcttcattcgccgccccaatcactggaccttaatcctatcgagaatttatgggatgaattggatagaaaaattcgaaaaaccccaattacgtcgatagctgaattaaaacaaagacttgcaactgagtggtcgaatataactgttgaatatttttaaaaaattacaaacaatatgccaaacaggttaagacatgttcttaaacaaaatggttatgccacgaagtattaaacaaattttgtaatgctaaattacattatctaaattgaaaaattaatattgtccgaatattttgtgagccaaaaatggtacattatttcttttactaatttttattatggaatttatgtatatttttcaaataaattatttatgtttatcaacattaatagatcttttattgctagaaacaattcccgggacgattgctttattaacaaaggaattatcaagtcgtaaagttagttatagctagtgtccgaatatttttgggagtcactgtaaatGTTTCATCGGTTTGTATTTTGTTTAGAGTCCACTGACAAAATGCGAAACGATTCATAAAATCCGTACCGTGTAACTCTTGATGAAGGctaatatggtatggatgaaatttatacCGTGCAAGTATTCGTAGCACGCTCCTTCTACTGATAGCCGACTCGCGTTCAATCTGTCGGGAACTAATCTGCGGGTTATGAGCTACAACTGCAAGGACACCAACTTTATTTCTTTCATCAGTCGCTTTTTTACGACGACTGCTCTTACGAGTACCCAAATTTCcggtttctttcaattttttgcaCAATCTTCCAAATGTTCGGTGCAAAGAACGTGTACGGTTTGGATATCGTTCAGCCTACAAGGATTGAGCTCTTATCGAATTTTGTCGCACTTCCCCATAAATGAGGATCATATCCACTTGCTCTTCGAAAGAAAACTTTATTTTGATGATCACGCAGCTACTTGACTTAAGGGGGGAGGTCAAGTAAACAAgcgtttcttctcgaatttgtttTGAAGAGAGCATAATATTTccttatttacaaaaaattgtatGTTATTGTGTAGCATCTAGACAATCTATATCAAttttgagattataaaaatattcataaataactgAGCAGCAGCTGCTTGGATTTGGCTCCTCGAAAATGCGCTGTGCAACACACAGGTCGCtgtaattatctgaaatcacaaatccaaaagtttttcgttaatatataataatacgctttgcatgaacctaaaagtttttttaaaaattggaattaacaatgtttttaaccatttctttataaaaaaaattgtgacttcttttcaaagtggcgcagaatttgtaattttttaattttttctttttaaatttaggttcatgcaaagcgtattattatatattaacgaaaaacttttggatttgtgatttcagataattagaGCGACCTGTGTGTTGCACAGCGCATTTTCGAGGAGCCAAATCCAAGCAGCTGCTGCTcagttatttatgaatatttttataatctcaaaaTTGATATAGATTGTCTAGATGCTACACAATAACatacaattttttgtaaataaagaaatattatgctctcttcaaaacaaattcgagaagaaacgcTAGTTTACTTGACCCTCCCCCCTTAACAATCGATCGAGACTGACTGACCGATTCATGTTATTGTTACGAACTGGTAGGATGTTTCCATTACGAGCTGATGAGATGTTTACATTTCTAGCCATACGCGTTGTATTGCCACAACATAAACAATATTACAACACCATTCGTTTATGTAAAAGCGAGGGTTTATGAAATAATACAGCATGTGCTAGAAtaagttcagaaacgataagacatgcacgtaatgcagggatacgaagattgcaaAGCATTGACGCAAACAGACGTTAATTCGAGCATCTCCCGAAATGtgataaagtttattttactaacatatttgaccttgcatgaccttcaatgataactcgctgaattcgtctcaacactggctatcacatcctgataaaaaaaacatagcattgcatttaaaaaaatagagttgaacttgaaatctcctccatgcctccacccacgcagaaaatgtttgtgtcacaatatatccccctctataccgtgtaagttttctatataacattttttcatattattacaaataacggcaatattcaaactggacatagttattgccccaccctgtataaaactttagaaaatgctataaacttttatttacatAGATATacacagagttgggcattatttagataaaaaattatttaaataatgattcgaataaaagatactttttctttattcgttactcgaaggttcgaataaaataagtatctttattcgacgagtatcgaataaatcattttattcgacgagaatttatccgacgaataaagataattttttttattcgaagcggatttattcgaacttcgaataattttttcatcttttatccgTATCTTTTATtggaaggcttcgaataacttttgccgagcgccgagcttcaaaggcCCAGcaacgacagacgacatacaatgtaagcggatggagaatcgcgcacgaatgaaagtttaaacttttagatttttcaacatatcctcataaaattgtgacgagcgaatggaggggattttcctgatgaaaatgacgtcaaatattgttaatacgaatgagttgtagagcttatcccgatcataatgagtccaaacacgacatcatttggactgtctttaatgagatttaaatttttatcgtaacattacgtatcagtgaaacttgttcgattacactcgaatttgacctcactttcatcaggaaaatccactccagttcgaataaatccgcttcgaataaaaaaaattatcttcattcgtcggataaattctcgtcgaataaaactatttattcgatacgcgtcgaataaagatactttttttattcgaaccttcgaataacgaataaaaatttttttatctttcattcgaatcgttatttaaataattttttatctaaataatgcccaactctgtgtATATCTatgtaaataaaagtttataacattttccaaagttttatacagggtggggcaataactatgtccagtttgaatattgccgttatttgtaataatatgaaaaaatgttatatagagaacttacacggtatagagggggatatattgtgacacaaacattttctgcgtgggtggaggcatggaggagatttcaagttcaactctatttttttaaatgcaatgcTATGTTTTTTTATCAGGATGcgatagccagtgttgagacgaattcagcgggttatcattgaaggtcatgcaaggtcaaatatgtTAGTTAAATAAACTTTATCACATTTTGGGAGATGATCGCATTGACGACTGTTTGCGCCCATGCAAATTTGCAATCTTCGTATCGctgcatcacgtgcatgtcttatcgtttctgaacttattcgaaatttttatttagataaatatttcgcCCAACTCTGAATATACatacattatatatatacatacatacatgcattatacagggtggttggtaactagtggtacaagcggaaagggggtgattctacgcgaaaaaagaagtcgaaaaaatagaataaaaatttttcgtttaaggctttgttttcgataaaatcgaatttaaagatccgtcggattCGCGTCctttagtatgcgtaggaagtaaaattggtaggtcatggtcagacgcagcagacaattcctatcgaatattctatattttcgacttcttttttcgcgtagaatcaccccctttccgcttgtaccaccagttaccaaccaccctctatatacatatacagggtggcccacataactctgaacagctcaatatctcgaaaactatgccatcgattttaaagttcttagtcttaaattgcatggaactgaagggcctttctgactacataaacgtgaagtggtctcccttcccctttaacgggggaggggaggtacctttgtaattttaaatggaaccccctataaaatgttacatatttggattctacaggaaaaaacaagtcaattttgtcggaaacatttttttgtcagatacttccatgatgagatataacagtttgaagtttcgagttgtaggtacttgaagcgctcggaaatagcgttatggaattatacgcgcttgagtcctttgcttattcgtgaagaaataaaatgtactttaaatgaaatgttcaaaatgtccaccacgggcttgtaaacatttatttactcgaaacatcaaagttgttccaacattttttaacatttcgggagtcactgaagcgcaagcgtcacgtattctttgtttcatatcctcttttgtcgtcggtggttcaaacataactttgtcctttacatatccccataagaaaaaatctaatggtgttagatcgggggatcgaggaggccattgacgaggtcccccacgacctatcaatttttcgttcaaaaattgcctggtgatgattgcaaaatgtggaggagcgtcGTCTTGTatgaaccacatttctcttctaacgtgcagtggcacatcttccaaaagcgcaggcaaatgatttttttaagaaatcacaataacttgcagatgttacagtttcttgaaaaaaataaggtccaatcacaaaatctcctattaggccacaccaaacatttaaagaccatcgatgttgaaagggaacacatcgcatccaatttgggttttccgcagcccaataatgcagattatgtctatttacatgccctgaattcataaaagtggcctcatcgtaaaaaagtattttgcacaaaaagtcattttccacaacaccctgcagccactcacaaaatcttacgcggtgatcgcaatctgctatcgaaagctcttgtgataaaaccatgtcatatggatgatacttttgccgtttcagaattcgttgaattgatgaacgactaatatgtgatgtttgtgcaagtgtacgttgactaatatgaggattcaATGTAATTgcggcaagaatactggcactattattttcattagtgacagctttaggtttattgccagtttttttacacaattcaccgtgctcgtgAAGCCGcatttctaaattatgaaatgttgcatgacattttttgatcccataacgttcaaaaaacatcactgctgcacgccgataatttttttggcattcacctaacgttaataacatattcacttctgtgtcaaaagtagccataatcacaatgttactgcttgaataacagttctaaactgaaaacgttttcatagataagtgagtcggGAAAGTTTCTCACAAGAAAGACTGAACGAGTATGGGCTTATACTGTACATTTATTCAATTCGGCTATTACAGAAGGCTACCGCGCGGTTGTACAAATTATACGACAGATGATCGGTCGTTCGCGCCTGTTACACCCGAATTTACTTTCTCCGCGTCGAACAGGATCGCGGATGTACGGCGTCTACTCTCGGTAATTAACCGGACGAGAAGCAACCGGGTTCAGCTGGATTACGCGGTAACAAATTCTACGTGACTGTAGCCGTCGGAAGCAGTCGGAAACGGCGATGCGGCCATATTTCACCAAAAATCGGGAACGGTACGAATCCCCCGCGAATCCGCGACTCCGCGTTAGAAAcccggcgacgtacaaccgCCTCGTGACGGTCACGCGCCCCCCTGCTGCACAGTagtctgagaacgcgattttactggccaaaaatcaaAATGTCATTGGAACTTTCTAAAAGTTGGTAATCACGTGTTTTTGAGGTCACTGATGTCGAATCTGataccaaaaattcaaaattcaaaatggcggattcaatactgGGCACATATAGTCTGGAAATTCGCTTTTTGCGGTCAAAATTAAAGAGACATACATatcgacattttttaacatttttttcaatatattttagttattcagtttaactaatataactaatatgtataatataattatatgatttattttataattataattatgtaatcatacataaatatgctatttactttataattatatttatttaactatatacatataattatattattgcaTTGGCAATTCCTCTTCATCTGAATCTTCTGCATCTTCGTCAATTGATTCCGTATCAATTGTAGAAGATGCAGATCGTTCTTCCTCAATAGACGGAGGACATAGTAGAGATAAGCACTTCAGAAGGTAAAAGCTTATTTTTGTACTGTTTCTGTCTTCGATTGTTTAAACTTATCGTTGATATGAAAGGGTCTGATGTTCCCATAGCCCTataagaattaataaaatattggataaaaatggaataatataacgaaaaacaaatgaattattgaaaaaataattagttaCACACACCTATGAAATACGTCATGCAAATTATTCTTTCTGCTATTTTgtcgtgcatgatgtgccatgtcatatttataatatttgtttTTCGATTCTGCCGCATCCTCTCCTAGGTAACCAGGAGGTAAAATACATTGCTCCAAAATTTGTTTGCCATGTATAAGAATTTTATGTACAGTCGGAGTCATTGGGTACCATGAATACTTTTTCATGAATAATTCAGCGGTTTCAGAACAAAATATttgaaactttttcaaatttattgGAAATTGTGAACATATagtgattaaaattattttcattttttgcaaGAGATTAATGTCCACACCTGGTATTTCTTCTAATATTCTCTTGTCTTGAAATGCTCGACGTGCGGTATTAACATCGTTTGTGTTACCACTACCTGGTTTTGGTTTATCAACATTCAACGACAATTTTTCCCAAACTAAAGTCTGAACTTCTTTTTTTCAAATAAGTAATTTTTCTTTGGAACATACTTTCCGACATtgtcataaaaaattaattcaaacacaaactaaatttcacactaaataaataaattaaaaatatgtatatatgtatgtatatatatgcataaatGTGTGTTACTATACTTATATAACTAATGCTTTAAGCACATAAAACTCTGTAAAATCCTTCTGTATCGATAGTTCGAGACTCGAATATTCGGTTGAAGACTAACGCGATCGAAAAGAATTATGCTAGAAGAAAACCAATTACTATGGTAACAAACAGGTTGCTCTGTTAAAACATCCGAGTGCGAGCCACCATTCAAGCGCCAAGTGGTCTTCGTGACCCGATAATTGCCAAACATCAAAATACCGCGACTCCTATTTCTTAATTATCGTACAAGGTGGCAGGAGGCGGCAGCTAAAATTTATATGCTCTTCTTcgcaattgtttaaactttcatataaaacaagtcTAATGCTTATAACtcttaatactttttttaaaacccttctcaaagtttaaattgttaataatattgcagcATTTGCACATGGATTAAATAATGCGTAGAAACTAATTAAATACTGAAAGTACGcctattaatatatataaaacattcattcaaacctgttatatcatgttctataatgagttcttagaataattagtttcactttcaatttcagaattttgtattcaaaacgttaccctcgattccacaattatctgaaatgaataatattttgcatttttaaggtttgaagtgttttgttactgtaaagcaaaaaagtttttcaaaatcttgaacttcgaaaattgatttttggccagtaaaatcgcgttctcagaccactgtgtgCTGTCAGGTCGGATTCGAATTCACTCAACCGGCCCGTTTCCCGACCGACGGCCTCGAGACCCTAAGCGACCCTATTCTAATTGCGATTTTCTGCGTTACGAGGTTACGTCTTTTTGCGACACGAAGTACGGCCGATACACAAAAACGCCagccgagccaacgcgaaataATCACTAATAAGGGaagcctgatcggcacttaccactcggtACTACGGGTTCGCTGGATAACGGCAGCTACCCCTTGGTTTGCTCGAACGGCAGCGGCACACAAAAGACTATCGATATTAGGCAATCGTTAAACGACTAATTCTGAATAAGTTCGGCGACACAATGACTTACTTCGCGAACCCTCGCTATCCCCTAAGCGacgcgtcccccactttcctaattTTTCCTGCTCCcacgcgacgctcggacctatcgctAACGCTCGCGCGGCAGGGCCACGCCGCGGCGGTCCGGGGACTACGGCATCCGATTATTTGCTAGGTCTTCGTCGATGATCCCCGAAGATTGGCTGCTTCCCACTGAGGAAGATCTCGAGCCGCTTCCCGCATCGGATTCTCGTTGCtttccgggacgaggcggcgcacagtggggtatttggccagTTTAGCGCGCCAAAACTATTACGACGTTATTCATAatgtgaaggtcataatattatatatcgttgaattcgtcttaataccagctacaacattatcaaatcaaaaatacagtttaatgtttaaaaaatcgaagcgatcttgttttttttcttttaaacaatttttttttaatgttttttgtATTGCAATTTATACGTTTATTAATACTGTTacacttttatttgaaacatttttttgtcagattttgAGAAATTGTTATTACAAACTTTCACGCGTACCGTggtaaaaatttaaacacaaaGTCTAAATATCAAAATCATAGTTTATTGACAACAAAATACaactatataatatttataaaataaattataacgAATATTCTAAATTCGAATCGTCGGACTGTATAGATGTGTTAGATGAGGCACTACTATCGCAATTAATTTCAGCGGAGGGTACAAGCATATCTATAACCTCTGGTGATAATTTCTTTTTCgcttttttatgcaattttctatTGCTTGTTATGAGAGGCACTGATATATAAATCTAACCCCTGATTACTGTATTAGCAAGGATGCTTCCTCATGCTCACCACAGTATTCAAAGAAAGGCTGACACTCGATTGTTTAACCACGATTACATTTTTCCAATAATATAAACTAAATATTCTAGCAATAGTGACATTCATTCTCCTTCATTTACCTCCAAGTATCTATATCCTACAGATCAATTATTTCATCATTATCAGTCATATGTTATACGGTCGATTCATGCCATACTGATATGTATCGCACAAAAAGCTAAATTTCTACATGTTGCCGCACTATGCCGCACCTAAACTCTTCAGGATTCTGTAAAGCAATGTCTACTGAAtaacctcaaaaaaaaaaattagagaggtgttttgcggagaaaaaaagttattacataatacattttgattttctgaaaaaaattgtaccattttcgatTGTTTATTCTATCAAAACCACCGAAGCGTTTAGAACAAAAAGCTATAAAATTACTTTATATACCTTCCTTTACATCCTAGATATGTTTTTATCCCGATTCCATACACCACACTtgttaaaaaaatcatttctttAACACATGTTTTTCGACCCTTCTCTTGGTCACGAGAATATGTCACTTTCAAGTGTCTATATGTTACTAAATAGTACTGtttatagaaaaaatattattgtatattactcgcatatacagggtgagtcaccaaacgttagcacctcaaatatctttgttgtttcgaaagatacgtaaaatatggtaaggacaaagttgaatggtacaatggggctgacacgatgcaaaaaaaattttgtttttatgtcatttttttggagatatcaaggtcaccttgacttttttaaatggaaccacccttttttaaacatctacaatgatagtccctttcattaggaattcagtgactataattagtccaaggccattcaaggtcaaggacagaagaaacgtataaaactaaaatatggaagcagaatacgtttatcacggttgagacttgtaggaaatagtaaacatactatggtcgtagttaaagtaaacatactaaggtccttcaatgttattcagcattcttatttactatcagtatgtttccaaacgcgattccgctatgttatattcgatgactgaaaagtgtgatatgatcacgatttactgtgaatgtagaaaaaatgcagtgcaggcccgactactttatgaagaaaggtaccccaagcgaaacactccttctagacatactttcactaatacgtacaagttgtttcgaagtactggaagtgtacatgcacgacagtacaaacggaagaatcccacgactaatgaagacaatgaaattaatattttagcagctatagctgtcaatcctcacgcgagtacgagaaaaattgctcgggaagcaggcataagtcaaagtagcgtaatacgaattctggcccgacataaatttcatccgttccacatatcgctccatcaagaattgcacgggaatgattttcaaaataga from Halictus rubicundus isolate RS-2024b chromosome 14, iyHalRubi1_principal, whole genome shotgun sequence carries:
- the LOC143361026 gene encoding uncharacterized protein LOC143361026, which produces MSESSGNTNDVNTARRAFQDKRILEEIPGVDINLLQKMKIILITICSQFPINLKKFQIFCSETAELFMKKYSWYPMTPTVHKILIHGKQILEQCILPPGYLGEDAAESKNKYYKYDMAHHARQNSRKNNLHDVFHRAMGTSDPFISTISLNNRRQKQYKNKLLPSEVLISTMSSVY